The proteins below come from a single Takifugu rubripes chromosome 10, fTakRub1.2, whole genome shotgun sequence genomic window:
- the zc2hc1a gene encoding zinc finger C2HC domain-containing protein 1A, translating into MMYEDENTPANKGYEQCNSCKRYFNPTVLTRHAQICQSVAKKRKVFDSSRQRAEGTDIPTLKPMKPKPEPPKKQSNWRKKHDDFIATIRAAKSVAHIIKDGGPLPPPPPPTYDPDYIQCPCCQRRFNENAAERHIKFCQEQAARMPQRGKVADVKKPPARTQYKPPALVKKANPAAAPTVPLASSRLPQRSGLGQPTGIPSSKVSYPASTRTNSPGLTSPASGIGNNSKMMNSGNRAVKSTRSRISLDRKKTDSSMSREDVAENELENGGMKSKFCHGCGSKYPVETAKFCCECGIKRMFI; encoded by the exons ATGATGTATGAAG ATGAAAACACTCCTGCCAATAAGGGTTACGAACAATGCAACTCGTGTAAAAGATATTTCAACCCAACCGTCCTG ACCCGGCATGCTCAAATTTGCCAGTCAGTGGCGAAAAAACGGAAGGTGTTTGACTCAAGTCGACAACGAGCCGAGGGCACAGACATCCCTACGCTCAAACCTATGAAACCAAAG CCGGAGCCCCCTAAGAAACAATCAAACTGGCGCAAAAAACACGATGATTTTATTGCTACCATCCGGGCCGCCAAATCAGTAGCTCACATCATAAAGGATGGTGGACCGTTgccaccaccccctcctcccacgTATGACCCAG aCTACATCCAGTGCCCCtgctgtcagaggaggttcAACGAGAATGCAGCAGAAAGACATATCAAGTTCTGCCAGGAACAGGCGGCCCGTATGCCCCAAAGGGGCAAAGTAGCAGATGTGAAGAAGCCTCCTGCTCGCACCCAG TACAAGCCTCCCGCACTAGTGAAGAAGGCCAACCCAGCTGCTGCACCCACCGTCCCTCTGGCCTCCTCTCGTTTACCCCAGCGGTCAGGCCTTGGACAGCCTACTG GAATCCCCTCTAGTAAGGTCTCTTATCCAGCATCCACAAGGACTAATTCTCCGGGCCTCACAAGTCCTGCATCAGG CATAGGAAATAACAGCAAAATGATGAACTCAGGCAATCGAGCTGTGAAAAGCACTCGATCTAGAATAAGTCTGGACAGGAAGAAAACGGACTCCAGCATGTCTAG ggAAGATGTGGCTGAGAATGAGCTCGAGAACGGGGGGATGAAGAGCAAGTTTTGTCACGGCTGTGGAAGCAAGTACCCTGTTGAAACTGCAAAGTTCTGTTGTGAGTGTGGCATCAAGAGGATGTTTATTTGA